The DNA segment CGCCCTTTCGCGTCGGGATTCAGGCGCGTGCAAGCCAGCGTCATGACAGGCTGACCTCGTTGACCAGGCTGCGCAGACATTCCGCACCATCGGTTTCATTCACTTTCAACTCGACAAGTTTTACACCGCCGTGCTGCCAGCATTGCGTCACCGCATCGTGCAGCTCAGTCATGGACGTCGGGCTGGCGTAATCGAGCCCGAACATCGCCGCCGCATGCTGAAAATCAACGTTTTGCGGCATGCAGTAAAAACGCTGACGCTCAGCCTCCGGCGTTGGTAGCAGAGCAAAAATCTGCCCGCCGTTGTTGTTCACCACGACGATCACCGTCGGCGCAGAGCACTGACGCATCAGCGCCAGCGCGTTCAAATCATAAAGTGCGGAAATATCGCCGAGCAGTACCAGAGTGGGTTTGCAGGTGGCTCGCTGGACGCCCGCGGCGGTGGAAAGCAGGCCGTCGATACCACTGGCGCCACGATTGGCGAAAATCGGATACCCGGCGGGCAACTGCGCAAAAGCATCCACCAGCCGGACGATCAGGCTGTTACCGAGAAACAGCTGACCATGATCCGGTAACAAAGACGGTAACTGCCACGCAGCGACGGCTTCACCGAATGTCCCTGCGAGATGCAATTCCACGGCGTGACGCGCACGCGCGGCGCACTCATCCAGCTCAGGCGCCCAGTCGGGCTGATGCTGCGCCGGATGCTGAAGCAGAAACTCCGAGACCGGGGTCTGAATACGACGACCACGATGTTGCGCCGGATCCAGACGCCCCGGCATCACATCAACCAGCCAGTACTCTTCTGGCTGACAGGCTGCCTGCCATTGCAACAGCCGTTTACCGGTCAGACCGCCGCCGAACTGCACCACCAGCTGTGCGCGCTCAAGCACGCTTTTTGCCTGCGGCGACACCAGCCATAAATCGGCGCACGGCAGCGGATTGCCGGTCGCCGCCTGCACGTCACTGATAAGCGGCCAGCCGAGCTGATCTGCCCACTGCACCAGCAATTCACTTTCATACGCGGAAAGCCGTCCGGCGAGAATAACGCCGCGTTTCTGCCGCCATGAGAACCAGTCGGACTGTGCGGGGGAATGTTGCACCGGCGCGAAACTCAGCCACGGCAGATGCCCCTGCCACCAGTCGCCGAGCTGTTCCATCCAGTCGGTATGCTCGCCGGTATCCTCGCCATAAAGCGGTTCGGCGAACGGACAATTAATGTGGACAGCGCCGTGCGTCTGCTGAGCCAGCGCGTTATCGATGGCCGAAACCAGCCAGCGTGCGCTGATTTCAGGAGTAGGACGCGGAAGATCCAGCGCCTGTACCGGATAGCCGGAGAACATGC comes from the Enterobacteriaceae bacterium Kacie_13 genome and includes:
- the menD gene encoding 2-succinyl-5-enolpyruvyl-6-hydroxy-3-cyclohexene-1-carboxylic-acid synthase; protein product: MSVAVFNRRWATLILESLTRHQVKHVCIAPGSRSTALTLAAAAHPHLICHTHFDERGLGHLALGLAKASGTPVAVIVTSGTAVANLYPALIEASLTGEKLILLTADRPPELIDCGANQAIRQPGMFSGYPVQALDLPRPTPEISARWLVSAIDNALAQQTHGAVHINCPFAEPLYGEDTGEHTDWMEQLGDWWQGHLPWLSFAPVQHSPAQSDWFSWRQKRGVILAGRLSAYESELLVQWADQLGWPLISDVQAATGNPLPCADLWLVSPQAKSVLERAQLVVQFGGGLTGKRLLQWQAACQPEEYWLVDVMPGRLDPAQHRGRRIQTPVSEFLLQHPAQHQPDWAPELDECAARARHAVELHLAGTFGEAVAAWQLPSLLPDHGQLFLGNSLIVRLVDAFAQLPAGYPIFANRGASGIDGLLSTAAGVQRATCKPTLVLLGDISALYDLNALALMRQCSAPTVIVVVNNNGGQIFALLPTPEAERQRFYCMPQNVDFQHAAAMFGLDYASPTSMTELHDAVTQCWQHGGVKLVELKVNETDGAECLRSLVNEVSLS